The following proteins are encoded in a genomic region of Streptomyces sp. SLBN-31:
- a CDS encoding ATP-binding protein, whose amino-acid sequence MEPAGQDEGQQPLVERRISVAAAFEGSEEIALARYLARSFLTEVQAVHGLPVSARAMGMVQLVVSEMVTNARKYAPGPCLLSLEVDGGAVEVSVWDSSTTLPAIGAMDPERVGQHGLEIVMAVCRTFCVHREPVGKRITAAIELADDPGGDPAGRQPT is encoded by the coding sequence ATGGAACCGGCTGGGCAGGACGAGGGCCAGCAGCCGCTTGTGGAGCGACGCATATCGGTGGCCGCCGCGTTCGAGGGGAGCGAGGAGATCGCCCTTGCCCGCTACCTTGCCCGGTCCTTCCTCACCGAGGTACAGGCTGTGCACGGGCTGCCGGTGTCGGCCCGGGCCATGGGCATGGTGCAGTTGGTCGTCAGCGAGATGGTGACCAACGCCCGCAAGTACGCGCCCGGTCCCTGTCTGCTGTCCCTGGAGGTCGACGGAGGCGCTGTCGAGGTGAGCGTGTGGGACAGCAGCACCACCCTGCCCGCGATCGGCGCGATGGACCCCGAGCGCGTGGGGCAGCACGGTCTGGAGATCGTGATGGCCGTCTGCCGGACCTTCTGTGTCCACCGGGAACCGGTGGGCAAGCGCATCACCGCGGCGATCGAGCTGGCCGACGACCCGGGCGGAGACCCGGCCGGACGGCAGCCCACCTGA